One Elusimicrobiota bacterium genomic region harbors:
- a CDS encoding ABC transporter permease → MKSILKNISWRAWRVWQRNFDVYLATWKINFIPPVLEPLLYLFAFGICFGELVKYVTYQGNQIPYMTFIAPGLIATAIMNHGFFETTYSSFVRMYYQKTYDAILSTPLSIEDIVFGELIWGATKSLFAGCIVFVVALCFGLLAFPISLWILPVAFVAGMAFAGIGMCFTAVIKNIEMFNFPVFLFITPMFLFSGVFFPLSTLPQWAQYVAWGLPLTFLVSIVRALALGILSKIVIFEFGILILLAFFCTFLSVALMKKRLVK, encoded by the coding sequence ATGAAAAGTATTCTTAAAAATATTAGTTGGAGAGCATGGCGTGTTTGGCAAAGGAATTTTGATGTATACCTTGCAACATGGAAGATAAATTTTATACCTCCTGTGCTGGAACCGCTTTTGTATCTTTTTGCTTTCGGTATATGTTTTGGCGAGCTTGTTAAATATGTTACTTATCAGGGTAACCAGATTCCCTATATGACATTTATTGCTCCGGGTTTGATTGCAACTGCAATTATGAACCATGGTTTTTTTGAAACAACATATTCTTCTTTTGTAAGAATGTATTATCAGAAAACATACGATGCAATTTTATCAACACCGTTAAGTATTGAGGATATAGTTTTTGGAGAGTTAATCTGGGGTGCAACTAAATCTTTGTTTGCAGGTTGTATTGTATTTGTTGTGGCACTTTGTTTCGGACTGCTCGCTTTCCCTATTAGTCTATGGATTTTACCTGTTGCTTTTGTTGCCGGGATGGCATTTGCCGGTATCGGTATGTGCTTTACAGCTGTTATAAAAAATATAGAGATGTTCAATTTCCCGGTATTCTTATTTATTACACCTATGTTTTTATTCAGCGGCGTTTTTTTTCCGCTTTCAACTTTGCCTCAATGGGCACAATATGTAGCATGGGGATTGCCTTTGACTTTTTTAGTGTCAATTGTCAGAGCACTCGCTTTAGGCATTCTTAGTAAAATTGTCATTTTTGAGTTTGGTATCTTAATATTATTAGCTTTCTTTTGCACTTTTTTAAGTGTCGCTCTGATGAAAAAGAGGTTGGTTAAATGA
- a CDS encoding ABC transporter ATP-binding protein — protein MTNNFDVKQEVIQARNLSKVFGDVVAVNNINFSVSKQECFGVLGPNGAGKTTLVRMLYCFIEPTSGFLKILGEEAEKNPRLIKARIGVCQQDNNLDPDLSVWDNMRVFARYFDIVGNESKSRCEELLHFIGLFSKRDSQIDDLSGGMRRRLMIARALINKPDFLILDEPTTGLDPQARHQVWESIIQLKNQGTTVLLTTHYMDEAAHLCDRLIIMNKGNILVEGKSKELVQKYIGSNVIEISSSDENIEKYIKDKGFNYEKTSTHFFVYVRSGGEEFTDISGKFGSIICTLRMANLEDVFLKLTGRELLE, from the coding sequence ATGACAAACAATTTTGATGTTAAACAGGAAGTAATTCAGGCACGCAACTTATCAAAGGTTTTTGGTGATGTTGTAGCTGTCAATAATATTAATTTTTCTGTTTCAAAGCAGGAATGTTTCGGTGTGTTGGGACCTAACGGAGCCGGTAAAACAACATTGGTTAGAATGCTTTATTGTTTCATTGAGCCGACAAGTGGGTTTTTAAAAATTTTAGGAGAAGAAGCAGAAAAAAATCCGCGTCTTATTAAAGCACGTATAGGTGTATGCCAGCAGGATAATAATTTAGATCCCGATTTATCAGTATGGGATAATATGCGTGTTTTTGCCCGTTATTTTGATATAGTAGGAAATGAATCGAAATCACGGTGTGAAGAACTGCTCCATTTTATCGGTTTATTTTCTAAAAGAGATAGTCAGATAGATGACCTTTCCGGAGGGATGAGGCGCCGTTTGATGATAGCCAGGGCTTTAATTAATAAACCTGACTTTTTAATTTTAGATGAACCTACAACCGGACTTGACCCTCAAGCAAGACATCAGGTTTGGGAAAGTATAATACAACTTAAAAACCAGGGAACTACGGTTCTATTGACAACTCATTATATGGATGAAGCTGCACACCTTTGTGATAGGTTGATTATTATGAATAAAGGCAATATTCTTGTGGAAGGCAAGTCAAAAGAGTTAGTTCAAAAGTATATCGGTTCAAACGTGATAGAGATTTCGTCGTCAGATGAAAATATTGAGAAATATATTAAGGACAAGGGTTTCAACTATGAAAAAACTTCTACTCATTTTTTCGTTTATGTCAGAAGTGGCGGGGAAGAATTTACAGATATTTCCGGCAAATTTGGAAGTATAATTTGTACTTTACGAATGGCTAATTTAGAAGATGTATTTTTAAAGTTAACCGGCAGAGAACTTCTTGAATGA
- a CDS encoding S41 family peptidase yields MYKIKNLVFIAVFISLSMISIGFCDNSTFGPNELPVELRKYMTVKEKDVEYKTVKFLDINAYAKGKRDKIPEYLTKKQALEDIDMLEYLFENAYSGKEYWEQNGINFSEMYNKLRLYVEGTNKNIKVKEIETIIVSYLKDIKDGHLGIYGKKMNRFFKHKDAYFADILLEKRGNTYFVIDSKIKNVVIGSMFNSSKENLFKTLSPKGKEHYLIGTLSYDDQIKNIELSFNNKQEIIPVHSCRIRASNSSKRFGVGNLYDFKYYDDVPIVSMKECPSVTQDVQDKLIKLGGELKDKSLFVWDLRGNGGGSSDFPMTFIKGLNKVAEWQMIEGMLVSPATMQSEYNSKYIKENELNAIKNKPVRKWRIWNNNSERKLGTYKGVMIVVQDRWIGSSGEAAIDYSRSVGNSLRIGENTAGVGVFGEAKFYYLPNSKIIFQLPYKIFKMKNFEETIGFTPDYWVDKKNPTEEAIRWYKNHETYQYKFEIESSSDVYSYVNSIKGIFLKKNPGVCIIPTNEENKKEQNNLYLYVRKMNDMFLEEYSILTDKEALKQDLSKYTIIVYGTPKGNLWLAKYINMLPVRIESDKIVADTIYSGTNLRFITDWYNPQNPENGVLIYTAQKTEDVIGINSVFHGPTDYVIAKDKEIFVEGNYIKQGKRWTLELTTENK; encoded by the coding sequence ATGTATAAAATAAAAAATTTAGTTTTTATAGCAGTATTTATTAGTCTTTCAATGATAAGTATTGGTTTTTGTGACAATTCTACTTTTGGTCCTAATGAACTTCCTGTTGAATTAAGAAAATATATGACAGTCAAAGAGAAAGATGTCGAATATAAAACAGTTAAATTTTTGGATATTAATGCTTATGCAAAAGGCAAACGAGATAAAATACCTGAATATCTAACAAAAAAACAAGCGTTAGAAGATATAGATATGTTGGAATATCTATTTGAAAATGCGTATAGTGGAAAAGAATATTGGGAACAAAATGGAATTAATTTTAGTGAGATGTATAACAAGTTAAGGTTATATGTTGAAGGAACCAATAAAAATATAAAAGTTAAAGAAATTGAGACCATAATTGTATCTTATTTGAAAGATATAAAAGATGGACACTTGGGTATTTATGGCAAGAAGATGAATAGATTTTTCAAACACAAGGATGCTTATTTTGCAGATATATTATTAGAAAAGCGAGGCAATACTTATTTTGTAATAGATTCAAAAATAAAAAATGTTGTTATTGGTTCTATGTTCAACAGTAGTAAAGAGAATCTCTTCAAAACATTGTCTCCAAAAGGAAAAGAACACTATCTTATTGGGACACTGTCTTACGATGACCAGATAAAAAATATAGAATTAAGTTTTAATAACAAACAAGAAATTATTCCAGTGCATTCCTGTAGAATCAGAGCATCAAATTCTTCTAAGCGTTTTGGTGTTGGGAATCTTTATGATTTTAAATATTATGATGATGTCCCGATTGTTAGCATGAAAGAGTGCCCATCAGTTACCCAAGATGTACAGGATAAACTTATTAAGTTAGGTGGAGAACTAAAAGATAAGTCTTTATTTGTCTGGGATTTACGAGGCAATGGGGGAGGATCTTCTGATTTTCCGATGACTTTTATAAAAGGTTTAAATAAAGTTGCAGAATGGCAAATGATAGAAGGAATGTTAGTTTCTCCTGCAACAATGCAATCAGAATATAATAGTAAATATATAAAGGAGAATGAATTAAATGCAATAAAAAATAAACCTGTAAGGAAATGGCGGATTTGGAATAACAATAGTGAACGTAAATTAGGAACATATAAAGGAGTAATGATAGTAGTACAGGATAGATGGATAGGTTCTTCTGGTGAGGCAGCTATAGATTATTCACGGTCAGTGGGAAATAGTTTAAGAATCGGAGAAAATACAGCAGGTGTTGGAGTATTTGGTGAGGCAAAGTTTTATTATTTACCGAATTCTAAAATTATATTTCAATTGCCGTATAAAATATTTAAAATGAAAAATTTTGAAGAAACTATTGGTTTTACGCCCGACTATTGGGTTGACAAGAAAAATCCTACTGAAGAAGCGATTAGATGGTATAAAAATCATGAAACATATCAGTATAAATTTGAAATAGAAAGTTCTTCAGATGTCTATTCATATGTAAATTCAATCAAGGGGATTTTTTTGAAAAAAAATCCCGGAGTTTGTATTATTCCGACAAACGAAGAGAATAAAAAGGAGCAGAATAATCTTTATCTATATGTCAGGAAAATGAATGACATGTTTCTTGAAGAATATTCTATATTAACAGACAAAGAAGCGTTAAAACAAGATTTATCAAAGTATACTATCATTGTTTATGGAACACCAAAAGGTAATCTTTGGTTAGCCAAATATATAAATATGCTTCCTGTGCGGATTGAATCAGATAAAATCGTAGCAGATACTATTTATTCCGGGACTAACTTGAGATTTATTACAGATTGGTATAATCCGCAGAATCCTGAAAATGGTGTATTGATATATACTGCCCAAAAAACAGAGGATGTTATTGGTATAAATAGTGTTTTTCATGGTCCGACAGATTATGTAATCGCTAAAGATAAAGAAATATTTGTAGAAGGAAACTATATTAAACAAGGTAAGCGGTGGACGTTAGAACTTACAACAGAAAACAAGTAA
- the thiE gene encoding thiamine phosphate synthase — MENIYAGYYFITDTELSKAGNISDVKSAVSAGVKVVQYRNKSGSTKEMYEEALVLKRLCRDIIFLINDRLDIAVAVNANGVHIGQDDMSYPVARRILGKNKIIGVTVHNIEEAKVAEKMGADYLGVSPIFATNTKSDAGNPKGITLIKDIKKVVSIPIVAIGGINLSNAGEVVKAGADGLCAISSVVAKNDVKSEIKKFQKLF; from the coding sequence ATGGAAAATATTTATGCCGGTTATTATTTTATAACGGATACTGAATTAAGCAAAGCTGGTAATATCAGTGATGTTAAATCTGCTGTTTCAGCAGGAGTAAAGGTTGTTCAGTATCGTAATAAATCAGGTTCTACCAAAGAAATGTATGAAGAAGCGTTGGTATTAAAAAGATTATGTAGAGACATTATCTTTTTAATAAATGACCGGCTTGATATCGCAGTTGCTGTTAATGCCAACGGTGTTCATATCGGGCAGGATGACATGTCTTATCCGGTTGCCAGAAGGATACTTGGTAAAAATAAAATAATAGGTGTTACTGTTCATAATATTGAAGAAGCAAAAGTAGCAGAAAAGATGGGTGCGGATTACCTCGGAGTTTCTCCGATTTTTGCGACAAATACTAAATCTGATGCAGGAAATCCCAAAGGGATTACTCTAATAAAAGATATAAAAAAAGTTGTTTCAATTCCAATAGTTGCAATTGGCGGGATAAACCTTTCTAATGCCGGTGAAGTTGTTAAAGCAGGTGCCGACGGATTATGTGCAATTTCTTCCGTAGTTGCAAAAAACGATGTAAAATCCGAGATAAAAAAATTCCAAAAATTGTTTTAG
- the thiM gene encoding hydroxyethylthiazole kinase, with the protein MPEIEIYSLLEKVRAQKPVVHHLTNWVTIYDCANVVKVFGASPVMAHAKEEVADMAKIASSLVLNIGTLTVDFIDSMKIAAKSANEKGIPVVLDVCGAGATKLRDQKSFELLDEVKINIIKGNSSEVARIAGENVQTKGVDATEVGKNLVELAKHLAKKRNCTVVITGKEDIVTDGKITYIVKNGHQMMANIVGTGCMATSVIGAFAAVEKDLALASVAGLCCFEIAAELAVKSSKGPGSFKEALFDAIFNLDKKTVEKMSKITRK; encoded by the coding sequence ATGCCAGAAATTGAAATTTATAGTTTGCTTGAAAAAGTCAGGGCACAGAAGCCGGTTGTTCATCATCTTACTAACTGGGTTACCATCTATGATTGTGCAAATGTTGTGAAAGTTTTTGGCGCTTCTCCGGTAATGGCGCACGCTAAGGAAGAAGTTGCCGATATGGCGAAAATTGCTTCTTCTTTGGTACTCAATATCGGAACGCTTACCGTTGATTTTATTGACTCAATGAAAATTGCAGCAAAAAGTGCAAATGAAAAAGGCATTCCGGTTGTTCTTGATGTCTGCGGGGCAGGAGCAACTAAACTGCGTGACCAGAAATCTTTTGAGTTATTAGACGAAGTTAAAATTAACATTATTAAAGGTAACTCATCTGAAGTTGCAAGAATTGCCGGTGAGAATGTTCAAACAAAGGGTGTAGATGCAACCGAAGTAGGTAAAAATCTCGTTGAACTTGCAAAACACCTCGCTAAAAAAAGAAATTGCACAGTTGTTATAACCGGGAAAGAGGATATTGTTACTGATGGCAAAATAACATATATTGTGAAGAACGGGCATCAGATGATGGCGAACATCGTAGGTACAGGATGTATGGCCACATCTGTTATCGGCGCTTTTGCCGCAGTAGAAAAGGATTTAGCATTAGCGTCAGTTGCAGGTCTTTGCTGTTTTGAAATAGCGGCAGAACTTGCAGTTAAATCGTCAAAAGGTCCGGGTTCATTTAAAGAAGCTCTTTTCGATGCAATATTCAATTTAGATAAAAAAACTGTTGAAAAGATGAGCAAAATCACAAGAAAATAG
- a CDS encoding toll/interleukin-1 receptor domain-containing protein: MKNENAIKYIENLIKGLVPTANVNHYETPVPDTDYDFRIEINSNAIIIKFTQEMVEDFENLINKPTDKNQYNDLKSRIDFKIYFELGKEGVIRPDFKVSQKLLEEKREWVKDYRVNVEFNETINNIIYNGLLKLESFLNNIINTYKTSNKGIKNEKNYISNLIAYFKKNKSFSDNGVGDESLGFLKAAVIAEIIEKEKIRKDTTIQRIKDDINKEIYNIVSMLRGIHFVDIKLPECIKDYAMNHENIKNDSSFTDIQKKDTSVNKKENSHNALNNKLAIGIEDKLRATTKYKRRKKSVKIKSCCVFISYSTINKGIAGNIKSELEQYGIVSFLAHHDITPSSIWKNKIIYELRHCKFFIPIITSDFRGSKWTDQESGIAFIYKKEILPVKVQDIDPYGFLDIFQAIPLKGNDYAELCRGIAYQVFTKSKDKITKINIKKRVINIFRNSGSYRGVEENVRELSKYGNFTKSQINEIFKAILSNNQILPAADVIEPIKALVKKYKRNIDKHNLKKLDDYMEKNKKDE; the protein is encoded by the coding sequence ATGAAAAATGAAAATGCAATAAAATATATAGAGAATCTTATTAAAGGGTTGGTTCCGACTGCAAATGTAAACCATTACGAGACACCTGTCCCTGATACTGATTATGATTTTAGAATCGAGATTAACAGTAATGCAATAATAATCAAATTTACACAAGAGATGGTTGAGGATTTTGAAAATTTAATAAATAAACCAACAGATAAAAACCAGTATAATGATTTAAAATCAAGAATTGATTTTAAGATATATTTTGAATTGGGCAAAGAAGGTGTCATTCGTCCTGATTTCAAAGTATCACAGAAACTTTTAGAAGAAAAGAGAGAATGGGTAAAAGATTATAGGGTAAATGTTGAGTTTAATGAAACCATAAACAACATAATTTATAATGGCCTTTTGAAATTGGAATCTTTCTTAAATAATATCATAAATACCTACAAAACAAGTAATAAGGGTATAAAAAATGAGAAAAATTATATAAGTAACTTAATTGCATACTTCAAAAAAAATAAAAGTTTTAGTGATAATGGTGTTGGTGATGAAAGCCTCGGTTTTCTTAAAGCAGCGGTAATTGCTGAAATAATAGAAAAAGAAAAAATTAGAAAAGATACTACCATACAAAGAATTAAGGATGATATAAATAAAGAGATATATAATATTGTTTCTATGCTGCGTGGAATCCATTTTGTTGATATAAAATTACCTGAATGCATAAAAGATTACGCAATGAATCATGAAAACATCAAAAACGATAGTTCATTTACAGATATTCAAAAAAAAGATACATCTGTTAATAAAAAAGAAAACAGTCATAACGCATTAAATAATAAATTAGCAATAGGAATAGAGGATAAACTCCGGGCTACCACAAAATACAAAAGAAGAAAAAAAAGTGTTAAAATAAAAAGTTGCTGTGTTTTTATTAGTTATTCAACAATCAATAAGGGAATCGCAGGTAATATAAAAAGTGAGCTTGAGCAATATGGTATTGTCTCTTTTCTTGCACACCATGATATAACACCTTCGTCGATTTGGAAAAACAAGATTATTTATGAATTAAGGCATTGTAAATTTTTCATACCTATAATAACAAGTGATTTTAGAGGATCCAAGTGGACAGATCAGGAGTCTGGAATTGCTTTTATTTATAAAAAAGAAATACTGCCAGTAAAGGTTCAGGATATTGATCCTTACGGTTTTTTGGATATTTTTCAAGCAATACCTTTAAAGGGTAACGATTATGCAGAATTATGCAGGGGAATAGCTTATCAGGTTTTTACAAAATCTAAGGATAAAATTACTAAAATAAACATAAAGAAAAGAGTGATAAATATTTTCAGAAATAGTGGTTCCTATAGAGGTGTTGAAGAAAACGTTAGAGAACTATCAAAATATGGGAATTTTACAAAGAGCCAGATAAATGAAATTTTCAAAGCCATACTTTCTAATAATCAAATTCTTCCGGCAGCAGATGTGATAGAACCAATTAAAGCTCTAGTCAAAAAATACAAGAGAAATATAGATAAACATAATTTAAAAAAATTGGATGACTATATGGAAAAAAACAAAAAGGATGAATGA
- a CDS encoding putative DNA binding domain-containing protein → MKNPLQLMGKSESTTIEWKPSLSQINEIIETTSAFANTEGGKIFIGVSNIGKIIGIQIGKDTIENLTNQISQHTDPKIHPKIITKRIQKKEIIVVEVKESADHLVLAYGKPFIRVGKSTLKMSKDEYESKIIDKYKDQIRFDSQICKGALLKDVDRDLLKEFILKGKSERGLDLSEKLPVQEALMRMKLLKNKKPTNAAILLFGVPQDFYPQCELKCIRFKGLDVTEDMIDLKPITGSVIHQLQDAEKFIFNNIALSAWIESGKLERQEKWEYPPKAIREVLANAIAHRDYWSTGKVQVRIFDDRIEFWNPGRLPKGWTAETLTTKHDSLPPNPLIAKQFFWIKYVEEVGSGTNKIVKWCHEWGLPDPVFEYTGTSIVVTIKKSSLQMEKESQKTTQKTTQKTTQKILDLIKVNPEITRKELSEKIGNITEDGIKYHLTQLIKHKKLKRIGPDKGGHWLVLHSDNEEGKL, encoded by the coding sequence ATGAAAAATCCTCTTCAATTAATGGGTAAATCAGAATCAACAACAATAGAATGGAAACCATCATTGTCTCAAATAAATGAAATAATAGAAACAACTTCTGCTTTTGCAAATACGGAAGGCGGCAAGATATTTATCGGAGTTTCAAATATAGGTAAAATCATTGGTATTCAAATCGGTAAGGATACCATAGAAAATCTTACTAACCAGATTTCCCAGCATACTGATCCCAAAATCCATCCTAAAATTATAACAAAGAGAATACAAAAAAAAGAGATAATTGTAGTTGAGGTAAAAGAATCAGCTGACCATCTGGTGTTGGCTTATGGTAAACCTTTTATCCGTGTCGGTAAATCTACTCTAAAAATGAGTAAAGATGAATACGAAAGTAAGATTATTGATAAATACAAGGACCAAATTCGTTTTGATAGCCAGATTTGTAAAGGTGCTTTGCTAAAAGATGTAGATCGTGATTTACTCAAAGAATTCATTCTTAAGGGGAAGTCTGAGCGAGGATTGGATTTAAGTGAAAAATTACCCGTTCAAGAGGCATTAATGAGGATGAAGCTTCTTAAAAACAAGAAACCAACCAATGCGGCTATTCTATTGTTTGGTGTTCCGCAGGATTTTTATCCTCAATGTGAGTTGAAATGTATTCGATTTAAAGGACTTGATGTGACCGAAGATATGATAGATTTAAAACCGATTACTGGTAGTGTCATTCATCAGTTGCAAGATGCTGAAAAGTTTATCTTCAATAATATTGCTTTATCAGCATGGATTGAATCCGGAAAGTTGGAAAGGCAGGAGAAGTGGGAGTATCCACCAAAAGCCATCCGTGAGGTATTGGCCAATGCTATCGCTCATCGGGACTATTGGTCAACGGGTAAAGTCCAGGTGAGGATTTTTGATGATCGGATAGAATTCTGGAATCCCGGGAGATTACCAAAAGGGTGGACAGCAGAGACATTGACGACGAAACATGACTCTTTGCCGCCGAATCCTCTGATTGCCAAACAGTTCTTTTGGATCAAATACGTTGAAGAGGTTGGCTCAGGTACTAATAAAATAGTTAAGTGGTGTCATGAGTGGGGATTACCGGATCCAGTTTTCGAATATACGGGAACAAGTATCGTGGTGACTATTAAAAAATCATCGTTACAAATGGAAAAAGAAAGTCAGAAAACTACCCAGAAAACTACCCAGAAAACTACCCAGAAAATATTAGATCTGATAAAAGTAAATCCTGAAATTACTAGAAAAGAATTGTCGGAAAAGATAGGGAATATTACAGAAGATGGCATTAAATATCATTTAACCCAGTTGATTAAACATAAAAAACTTAAACGCATTGGTCCCGATAAAGGCGGTCATTGGCTTGTCCTCCATAGTGATAACGAAGAGGGGAAGTTGTAG
- a CDS encoding beta-phosphoglucomutase family hydrolase encodes MENKKFKCAIFDLDGVIVNTVPVHFKAWKKMFGEYGKKFTFTDYLNKVDGIPRLDGTRAILKGLPEKQILEANEKKQVYFLNFLSKVKIPVFKSTVRLIKQLKKNNIKLAVVSSSKNCKDILRQTKLINLFEVCLTGNDITKGKPNPQIFITAARQIGIPPKNCVVFEDAILGVEAAKRAKMKCVGIDRQNKPERLKKADIVVKDLREVSIKTLEKLF; translated from the coding sequence ATGGAAAATAAAAAATTTAAATGTGCGATTTTTGATTTGGACGGTGTTATTGTCAATACTGTTCCTGTACATTTTAAGGCGTGGAAAAAAATGTTTGGCGAATACGGTAAAAAATTTACATTCACGGACTACCTTAATAAAGTAGACGGTATTCCCAGATTAGACGGTACGAGAGCGATATTAAAAGGTCTTCCTGAAAAACAGATATTGGAAGCAAATGAGAAAAAACAGGTTTATTTTCTTAATTTTCTTTCCAAAGTTAAAATCCCGGTTTTTAAGTCCACTGTAAGATTAATAAAGCAACTTAAAAAAAACAATATTAAACTTGCCGTAGTATCTTCAAGTAAAAATTGCAAGGACATTCTTAGACAGACAAAATTAATCAATTTATTTGAAGTATGCTTAACAGGAAATGATATTACAAAAGGTAAACCAAACCCGCAGATATTCATAACAGCTGCCAGACAAATTGGTATCCCGCCTAAAAATTGCGTGGTTTTTGAGGATGCAATACTTGGAGTAGAAGCGGCAAAAAGGGCAAAAATGAAATGTGTCGGGATTGACAGGCAGAATAAACCTGAAAGGTTGAAAAAAGCGGATATTGTTGTAAAGGATTTGAGAGAAGTAAGTATAAAAACGCTGGAAAAATTGTTTTAG
- a CDS encoding glycoside hydrolase family 3 N-terminal domain-containing protein, whose protein sequence is MVKPLNINELSVEQKIGQMLLARSNCIYNPADKKFVFNLIKNRSLGGIHLPSNKKIVSEFLAYADYPILVCDNMENGYRGNNSLQLPCQMAVGATNLEEYAYEFGRLTAIQAKADGLNVVFGPILDIAMNPLSNCVGPRSFGGNKELVAKMAIAAIKGYQDNGMIVTGKHFPGFGESAVDSHIGMVYLNGNRNSLIKRELYPYIKTIKEANLSGVMVGHIMVEKIDKKYPASISPKLIKLLRDVGFDGLVMTDSFAMVGLTNLFSLEKCHELAMAAGNDMVMTSYRIPMKTAYGWMLKAYRNGAISIKQIDNAVRRVIEAQTKTMKQPSQKIITDKDRKTAINMSEASITAVLNGVNSAAIPVNKKHLFILQVGNSFKDPQTQKSYTEDSGTKEFEQLIKESFPNSDIRKVNEFPSQVQIEATLSETMKYDSLVVIPFSRTEGYLGSSDLTQRLIALVSGISPKISAIVLFGNAYAARELPAVKRLIFAYEGENCFESAMKVLRGQIKPHGKLPVPVKLKKI, encoded by the coding sequence ATGGTTAAACCGTTAAATATTAATGAGCTCAGTGTTGAACAGAAAATCGGACAGATGCTGCTTGCTAGATCAAACTGCATATATAATCCTGCTGATAAAAAATTTGTATTTAATCTGATAAAAAACAGGAGCCTGGGCGGGATTCATCTGCCGTCAAATAAAAAAATTGTATCAGAATTCCTCGCTTATGCTGACTATCCTATACTGGTATGTGATAATATGGAAAACGGATATAGGGGTAATAACTCGCTTCAGCTACCTTGCCAAATGGCTGTAGGTGCAACGAATCTTGAAGAGTACGCATATGAATTCGGCAGATTGACGGCTATACAGGCAAAAGCCGACGGGTTAAATGTCGTATTCGGACCAATACTTGATATCGCAATGAATCCTCTTTCTAACTGCGTGGGACCAAGGTCATTCGGCGGGAATAAGGAACTGGTAGCTAAAATGGCAATTGCCGCAATAAAAGGTTATCAGGATAACGGAATGATTGTAACAGGCAAACATTTTCCCGGATTCGGCGAATCGGCAGTTGATTCACATATAGGAATGGTATATCTAAACGGAAATAGAAACTCGCTGATAAAAAGAGAACTTTATCCATATATTAAAACCATAAAAGAAGCTAATCTGTCGGGTGTTATGGTAGGACACATAATGGTAGAAAAAATAGATAAAAAATATCCTGCATCAATTTCGCCCAAACTCATAAAACTTCTGCGCGACGTGGGATTTGACGGTCTTGTTATGACCGACTCCTTTGCTATGGTAGGTCTTACAAATCTTTTCTCTCTGGAAAAATGCCATGAACTTGCAATGGCTGCCGGAAATGATATGGTTATGACAAGTTACAGAATCCCCATGAAAACAGCATATGGATGGATGTTAAAAGCTTACAGAAACGGTGCTATCTCAATAAAACAAATTGACAATGCTGTCAGAAGAGTGATTGAGGCGCAGACAAAAACAATGAAACAACCTTCGCAGAAAATAATAACAGATAAAGATAGAAAAACTGCTATAAATATGAGTGAAGCATCTATTACCGCAGTTCTTAATGGAGTGAACTCAGCAGCAATACCTGTAAATAAAAAACATTTGTTTATTCTTCAGGTAGGAAATTCGTTTAAAGACCCGCAAACACAAAAATCATACACAGAGGACAGCGGTACTAAGGAATTTGAACAATTAATTAAAGAATCATTCCCAAATTCTGACATCCGTAAAGTTAATGAATTCCCCAGCCAAGTTCAGATTGAAGCTACTCTTTCTGAAACCATGAAATATGATAGTTTGGTTGTCATACCATTTTCAAGAACCGAAGGATACCTTGGCTCTTCAGATTTAACTCAGCGGTTAATAGCTTTAGTTAGCGGAATTTCACCCAAGATTTCAGCAATTGTTTTATTCGGCAACGCTTATGCAGCAAGAGAACTACCTGCTGTGAAAAGACTAATTTTTGCTTACGAAGGTGAGAATTGTTTTGAATCTGCAATGAAAGTACTCCGGGGACAAATCAAACCACATGGCAAGTTACCGGTTCCGGTAAAATTAAAGAAAATCTAA
- a CDS encoding response regulator, with protein MNKYKILVIEDDLSISKMLKINLEKSGYEVFVSSDGNEGVEIAKQKKPDLIILDIMLPDKNGFVVLEEIKNNQDIAYTPVIVMSGLSISEIKKQIPSYSEKAEGSRTLFFVKKPFEIEELLEEIKDLYDKKIE; from the coding sequence ATGAATAAATATAAGATTTTAGTAATAGAAGATGATTTGTCTATAAGCAAAATGTTAAAAATAAATCTGGAGAAATCCGGTTATGAAGTCTTTGTTTCATCCGATGGTAATGAAGGTGTCGAAATAGCTAAACAGAAAAAACCGGATTTAATCATTTTAGATATAATGTTACCTGATAAAAATGGATTCGTGGTGCTTGAGGAAATTAAAAACAACCAGGATATAGCATATACTCCTGTTATTGTCATGTCAGGTCTTTCAATTTCCGAGATAAAAAAACAGATTCCTTCATATAGTGAAAAAGCAGAGGGTAGCAGAACATTGTTTTTTGTTAAAAAGCCGTTTGAAATAGAAGAACTATTAGAAGAAATTAAAGATCTTTATGATAAAAAAATAGAATAA